In Thermoanaerobacterium xylanolyticum LX-11, the genomic window GGAAGAGGTGCTGATAAATTTGATGTAGAAAAATTTGGAGCAGACTTTGCGTATACCATCGATGGTGAAAGCATTGGACAGCTAGAGTACGAGAATTTTAATGCAGCTTCAGCCAAAATAACCATACACGGCAGAAACGTCCATCCAGGTATGGCAAAAGGCAAAATGAAAAATTCAGTGTTGATTGGAGTAGAACTTGCTTCCATGCTTCCACTTGAAGAAACACCTGAGAATACAGAGGGATATGAAGGCTTCTATCATCTGACCAATTTTGACGGAAATGTAGAAGAAACCCACATGCAATACATAATAAGGGATTTTGACAAAGAAAACTTTGAAAACCGAAAAAATTACTTGATAAATTTAATTAGCAACTTAAATGAAAAATACGGTGAAAACACTGTTGAAATAGACTTAAAAGACCAATATTACAACATGAGAGAAATAATAGAAAAGGATATGAGGATAATCGATATTGCAGTAAAAGCCATGGAACTAGCTGATGTCAAACCTAATGTTTCCCCAATAAGAGGAGGAACAGATGGTGCAAGGCTTTCATACATGGGCCTCCCTACTCCCAATATTTTCACCGGCGGTCACAATTTCCACGGCAGATACGAATACATACCTACTTTTGCTATCGAAAAGGCTGTGGAGGTAATATTGAATATTGTAAAACTTGTAGCAGAAGGATAATTTTAAAGGGCCAATAACTGGCCCTTTTACCTTAATTTCTCTTTCAAAAAAGTTACAGACTCATCTATGGCTCTTTTTTCCCAATCAAGCCTATTAAAAGTATGATCTGAACCGTCTATTGATACTCTATGACCTTTTTCTTTATAAACTGTCTTTAAAATCTCCTCAGATACAGTGTATGGAACAGCTTCATCTTTAGTACCATGAATTATAAGTACATCTTTGTCAAATCCTTTTGCAGATTGGAAAATATCGATATTAACTATATCGGATACAAATCCTTTCCCTAAGGCAAGACCTCCTATGTCCAAAAATCCATGTTGACTAAGCAAATTCCCTGCTTCGCTTTGAGATTGGAGTATAACTATATCTCTCATGTTAAAAGCAGGAGCCCATAACACTAATGATTTTACTATGTTTTTGTACTCATTTGCAATAATTGCAGCTATAGCACCACCCATGCTAAGTCCTAATATACCTATATTATCAATATCTGTAGCTGGGTAGTTTTTGATAAATTCTACTATATTTCTTGCATCTTCTAATTCACCGCTGAATGTCATGTCTACAAAATCTCCGTCGCTTTCTCCAGAACCATAAAAATCAAATCTGACGCTACCAATGCCTACCTTTTCCAGCTCCCTCGACAATTTTACAAATATGAAATGTGACTCCACTTTGTTACCAGTAAAGCCGTGAAATATAGCTATCATTGGTACTTTTCCGCTTGCACTATTAGGAATGTGCATCATACCTCTCAATGTCTTAGATCCATACGTCAGTTCAACTGGTTTTTGCATAACATCACCTCTCTCGTATAATATGATTTGTAATCAACTAAAAAGATCGATCTTTAAAAAGATTACAAAATTTAATTGAACCTTGATAATTGAATATTGTTTTTTAATTTCGTTATTATTAGCTCTCTCAAGTGCCACTTGATACTTATGCATACATCGCATAACTACTATCTATGTTTGGAATGATGGATTGTCAAGCCCGAACGCAGTGAGTTTATTTTAGGCTTGACTATACATCGGCCAAACATATAATCTTCTATACGATGTATGCTGGATCGCTGCATTTTGCATTTGTAGTACACGAATTCCCTCTTTCTTCTTCAGGTTGTCTCTGTTAAACTATTTTTAGAATTTGGTTTCAGGGTCGCTCTGAAAACCTCCTGAAGACCCTACTTTAGGGTACTTCTCGTCTAAGACTGCACCCCTGGGATTACTCGTTTAGTTCTGACTCGCTTGCTGTCCATATCATACTCTTCCGTATGTTTCAGCATCCATACGGTGTATCCTATGAGTATTGATATAGTTCTGATATCGCGAGGCTGTTTCTCGGTAATCTGTCAGGGATTAACCTGGTACTGGTTCTCAATTTTTTTAATGAAAGGAGGAATTTACGTGCCCAGTACTTTATTCGTCGGTATAGACGTAAGCAGTCAATCTAATTCTGTTTTCTTTATTGATCAAGATGGCAATAACCTCATTAAGAAACCTTTTTCGGTTTCTAATGATATCCCAGGTGCTTTGTATCATCTCTGAGGTGATTTCTCATGCTAACGCTATTAATGCTTCCTGTGTCAAAATTGGTATGGAAGCCACTTCTCATTATGCATGGCACCTCCATCTTCACCTGGTTTCTTCTCCTGACCTGGCACCTTTTAACCCTAAATTCTTTGTTATGAATCCAGGTGTCGTCAAGGGTTTTAAAAAGGCTTATACCTATTTGCCTAAAACTGACGATTTTGATGCCAGAATCATTGCTGATTGTGTCAGATTCGGTAGGGTAAACCCTACTCCTATGCCTGACTTTAGGTATGCTGCGCTACAGCGCCTTACTCGTTTTAGATACCATCTGGTACAAACTATATCCAGTGAAAAGAGCAGAGCTTTGAACCTCCTTTATCTCAAGTTCTCTTCATATAAGGAAGACTGTCCTTTTAGCGACGTCTTTGGCTCAGCATCTACTTCTGTTTTTGATTCTTTTACTCCTGATGAGATCGCTGTTATGCCTGTGGAGGAACTTGTAGATTTTGTCTTGAGTCATGGCAACAATAGATTGAAAAATCCCGAAGAAATTGCTAAGACACTTAAGTCTGCTGCTAATAGGGCATATCGTCTTAATCCTGACATGTGCGATACTGTTAGCATGACTTTGACCATGACTCTTGAAAATATCAGATTTCTTGAGTCACAACTTAAAAAAACTTGACAAAGAAATCTCTAAACAGCTTAATGGCTTTCACCAAACTCTGACTACTATTCCAGGTTTCGGTAATGTACTAGCCGCAGGCCTTGTGGCTGAGATTGGCGATGTTAAGCGGTTTAAAAATGAATGCGCTGTAGCTAAATTTGCAGGCCTCGTGTGGAATAAATATCAATCTGGCAACTTTAGTGCTGAAGATACCTCTTTAGCTAAGTGCGGTAACCAGTATTTAAGGTACTATCTTGTAGAAGCAGCTAATTGCGTAAGGATACACGCAAAAGAATATGCTGATTTCTACTGCAAGAAGTACAATGAGGTTACAAAACACCAGCATAAAAGAGCCCTCGTCTTAACGGCACGTAAGCTTGTAAGACTGGTCTTTGCTATGCTGAGTAAAGGCCAAATCTACCAACCAGGAGGTAATGGATAGATTTAATAAGTATTTTTAACTGAATATACTCTAAGTTCCTTCCATTATTATCCAATTTATGGTAGGTTTATTAAGTGTTGCCTTTTTTAGAACTTTTGAGGCCTTTATTTTTCAAGGTTCCAAAAAATACTACTTGACATTTCACCGCTTGTCTTTTTTCTAAATTATACCATAAGTTATATAAAATTAAAAATTTCATCAATGCTTACGATGTTAACTTCATTGCAAAACAAATCACTTTCAGCACATACAGCCATTTTGTAGTCATCGTCTACGCAATACTGTTTAAAATGATATTTGTTATCTTTCTCGCTTAAAAGCTTAATCTCATCACCAATTTTTATAGTGAAAGAACTTAACGGTATATGAAGTCCCACTCCTAACGTCTTTACATAGCTTTCCTTTAAAGTCCAAAGAGTAAAAAAATAATCTATTTTATCCGGCGCCCTCATCATGTCTTCAAACTCATCGCGGGAAAAAAAACGTTTAGCCACATTCAAATTGACATCTCTAATTTTTTCAACGTCTACGCCAAGGTTTTTTCTATCAACGGCTACAGATACCCATTGGCATGAATGAGATATGCTGAAAAATATGCTTTTATCCTTCAAAAAAGGCTTCCCATATTCATTATTATAAATTACAACATCCTCATTATTTAATCCAAATTTTTCAATCAATATAATCCTAAACATCATATCTGCCAAAAGCGTCCTTACAGCATCTTCACGCTTTTTAATCTTGTTCACCCTTCGTCTCTTTTCTTCTGAAGCAAAAGCTAACAGTTTACTGTATTCATCTTCTTCAATATCTCTCGTTACTTTTATAGCGTACACCTCTACCATTAAAAACTCCTCCAAAAACTATCAAGATGAAATCCTAAATTGCTTTGATTCACCTTTGTATAAGGAAACCATTCTTTAGGAAATATCCTAATGTAATTTTTTTGCAAAAATCTTTCATCTATAAGCAAAATTATTCCCTTATCTTCTTCCGTTCTTATGACACGTCCTGCTGACTGCAAGACTTTGTTAAAGCCTGGATAAAGGTAAGCAAATTCATAGCCCAGTCCATATTTCCTTTCAAAATAATCTCTAATTATATCCCTTTCAAGACATATCTGAGGTATACCTACACCTATTATTATGGCGCCTATCAAACGATCTTTTGTCAAATCGATGCCTTCTGAAAAAACACCACCCAGTACACAAAAGGCCAAAACACCATTTTGACCGTCCTCAAACATGCGCAAAAAATCATCTTTTTCATTTTCTTTCATTGTGCTTTTCTGCTTAAGTAAATAGCCTGTACTTTTCTCCTTGTAAATCTCATACACCATGTTTAAATATTCATAAGATGGAAAATATACAATATAATTTCCATTTTCCTTTGACACTGTTGTATGTATATATCCAACTATTTCCTCCAAAGTTTTTTCTCTATCCTTGTATTTTGTAGACACATCATCCGCAATAAGTATCATCCGGTTTTTAGTTTCAAATGGCGAATCAAGACAAACACCATAATCTTCTCGGCTACCACCTAATAAAGACATATAATACGTTATAGGAATAAGTGTAGCCGAAAAAAACACAGTGCTTCGCACTTTTCTAAGCGTTTCACTAAGCAGCTTAGAGGGATCTAAGCAAAATAATTTGAATTTTAAGTCGTCGCTTTTTTTCTCAACATAAGTCGTATATAACTCATCGTACATATCAGAAACTTTAAGATACCTAATCACTTCAAAATACAGATCAATGATGGCATCTTTAACAAATGACTTTCTTTCATTTGAAAGAAACGATTCCACTTCTCCTATAAATTGTCTTAAATATCCATTTAGATCACTAAATATCTCATCTGTGACAAAGTAGCCTTTTTCACCACATCTTTTCTTCAATTTAAGAAATATTGAATTGATTTTTGACAATACCTTTTCAAGCTTGATGCTTTCACCCTTAATCTCTTTCTTTAACGACAAAAAATCTTTTTTGAATAATTCCGCTGAAAACATCTCTCTCGATCTATCCACCAAATTGTGCGCTTCATCTACGAGAAGTGTAAAATCAGTTTTGTCTTGAAAGAACCTTTTAAGTCCCACATTTGGATCAAAGACGTAATTGTAATCGCATATTATAACATCTGACCACAAAGATAAGTCCAGTGAAAGCTCAAATGGGCATACCATATGCTTTTGAGCATACTCTTCAATTTTTGAACGATTAAAATTATCTTCATTCAAAAATATATCCATTATAGCATCATTTATCCTATCATAATGGCCTTTTGCAAACATACATGCTTCAGGCGTACATTCGGTTTTTTCATTAAAGCATATTTTCTCTTTAGCGGTTAAAACCAATGTTTTTACTTTAAGCCCTTTGCTTCTCAGTGTATTAAATGTTTCCTCTGACACCGTTCGGGCTATCGTCTTTGCAGTAAGGTAAAATATTTTTGAAGTTAATCCTTTTTTCATCGCCTTCAAAGATGGGAAAATTGTAGATATGGTTTTCCCTATCCCTGTTGGAGCTTGAACAAAAAGTTTTTTCCCACTTTCAATAGATTTGTAGACAGATGCCATAAGCTTTTTTTGCCCTTTTCGAAAATCTTTATATGGAAAATCAATTTTTTCTATGGAACTGTTTCTTTCCTTTATCCAATTGTATAACATGCTTGCCCAATTGTAATACTTCTTAATAAGGTCATCAAAAAAAGTTTTTAGCTCATCTATAGAATACGTGTATCTCAAATATTTAATCTCGTCATTATCGATTTGATAATACGTAAGTTGAACATCTATGGTAGTCAAGTCATTTTGAATTGAATAAATGTATGCATAACATTTTGCCTGCGCTAAATGCAGAGGATTGTAGTATCCATCTATTTCACCTAAATTGGCACTCGTAGTCTTTATCTCATCAATTGTTACATTGCCATTATCTACAATGATGCCGTCTGCGCGACCTTCTACAGCAATGATAAACTCATCAAATTCTCTTTCGTACTTTAACGTTACTTCTTTTTTGTAATTCTCATCTTTAGAACTTTGAATTTTTTTGTGAATCTTTGTGCCTTCTAATGCCCTTAAATTGCTGCCACCAAAAAATTCATTGTTTAAATCTCCACACCTCAATATGAATTCAACCAAGTCTCTGACTGAAATCTTTATCTTTTCTTTAACCATCGCATCAAGTCCTTTAACACATCTATGGAAATAGAAAATTTCTCAAATTGAATTATAACATAAATTCATTTAAGATGGTATAATATATAAGTAAATACGCATAGAAAGGGCTGTTCTTTTGATGGAAATACCAGTAGACCTTTTAAATGGCATAGAAGAAGAATCAAATAAGATACCTATAA contains:
- the pepT gene encoding peptidase T; its protein translation is METAVKRFLRYVKYETTSDENSSKCPSTEGQMAFAKVLSDELKSIGLEDVSVDENGYVMGTILSNVDEEVPVVGFIAHMDTSPDMSGKNVNPQIIENYDGNDIVLNRDLNVVLSPNDFPELKQYVGKSLITTDGTTLLGADDKAGVAAIITACEYLISHPEIKHGTIKICFTPDEEIGRGADKFDVEKFGADFAYTIDGESIGQLEYENFNAASAKITIHGRNVHPGMAKGKMKNSVLIGVELASMLPLEETPENTEGYEGFYHLTNFDGNVEETHMQYIIRDFDKENFENRKNYLINLISNLNEKYGENTVEIDLKDQYYNMREIIEKDMRIIDIAVKAMELADVKPNVSPIRGGTDGARLSYMGLPTPNIFTGGHNFHGRYEYIPTFAIEKAVEVILNIVKLVAEG
- a CDS encoding alpha/beta hydrolase, with product MQKPVELTYGSKTLRGMMHIPNSASGKVPMIAIFHGFTGNKVESHFIFVKLSRELEKVGIGSVRFDFYGSGESDGDFVDMTFSGELEDARNIVEFIKNYPATDIDNIGILGLSMGGAIAAIIANEYKNIVKSLVLWAPAFNMRDIVILQSQSEAGNLLSQHGFLDIGGLALGKGFVSDIVNIDIFQSAKGFDKDVLIIHGTKDEAVPYTVSEEILKTVYKEKGHRVSIDGSDHTFNRLDWEKRAIDESVTFLKEKLR
- a CDS encoding 4'-phosphopantetheinyl transferase family protein produces the protein MVEVYAIKVTRDIEEDEYSKLLAFASEEKRRRVNKIKKREDAVRTLLADMMFRIILIEKFGLNNEDVVIYNNEYGKPFLKDKSIFFSISHSCQWVSVAVDRKNLGVDVEKIRDVNLNVAKRFFSRDEFEDMMRAPDKIDYFFTLWTLKESYVKTLGVGLHIPLSSFTIKIGDEIKLLSEKDNKYHFKQYCVDDDYKMAVCAESDLFCNEVNIVSIDEIFNFI
- a CDS encoding helicase C-terminal domain-containing protein, which gives rise to MVKEKIKISVRDLVEFILRCGDLNNEFFGGSNLRALEGTKIHKKIQSSKDENYKKEVTLKYEREFDEFIIAVEGRADGIIVDNGNVTIDEIKTTSANLGEIDGYYNPLHLAQAKCYAYIYSIQNDLTTIDVQLTYYQIDNDEIKYLRYTYSIDELKTFFDDLIKKYYNWASMLYNWIKERNSSIEKIDFPYKDFRKGQKKLMASVYKSIESGKKLFVQAPTGIGKTISTIFPSLKAMKKGLTSKIFYLTAKTIARTVSEETFNTLRSKGLKVKTLVLTAKEKICFNEKTECTPEACMFAKGHYDRINDAIMDIFLNEDNFNRSKIEEYAQKHMVCPFELSLDLSLWSDVIICDYNYVFDPNVGLKRFFQDKTDFTLLVDEAHNLVDRSREMFSAELFKKDFLSLKKEIKGESIKLEKVLSKINSIFLKLKKRCGEKGYFVTDEIFSDLNGYLRQFIGEVESFLSNERKSFVKDAIIDLYFEVIRYLKVSDMYDELYTTYVEKKSDDLKFKLFCLDPSKLLSETLRKVRSTVFFSATLIPITYYMSLLGGSREDYGVCLDSPFETKNRMILIADDVSTKYKDREKTLEEIVGYIHTTVSKENGNYIVYFPSYEYLNMVYEIYKEKSTGYLLKQKSTMKENEKDDFLRMFEDGQNGVLAFCVLGGVFSEGIDLTKDRLIGAIIIGVGIPQICLERDIIRDYFERKYGLGYEFAYLYPGFNKVLQSAGRVIRTEEDKGIILLIDERFLQKNYIRIFPKEWFPYTKVNQSNLGFHLDSFWRSF